A window of Parasynechococcus marenigrum WH 8102 contains these coding sequences:
- a CDS encoding glutamyl-tRNA reductase: MHIAVVGLSHRTAPVEIRERLSIPEQTMETSLQSLRGHEQVLEASILSTCNRLEIYTLVRHPDLGVSAVSEFLSGHSGLATGELTPHLFNYHHEDAVDHLMRVAAGLDSLVLGEGQILSQVKKMMRLGQEHKSLGPILNRLLTQAVSTGKRVRSETNLGTGAVSISSAAVELAQLKLGQSRGLDQLVTLESEQIAVVGAGRMSRLLLQHLQAKGASGVVLLNRTVQRAELLAADFPDLPVQCRPLTDLDQCLSTCSLVFTSTAADDPIIDAARLEPLNRRSKLRLIDIGVPRNIAADAAAVDGVESHDVDDLQEVVARNQEARQAMAREAEQLLQQEAQQFLEWWDSLEAVPTINRLRSSMETIRVEELQKALSRMGPDFSARERKVVEALSKGIINKILHTPVTSLRAPQGRQERQQALRTVERLFSLGDD, from the coding sequence ATGCACATTGCCGTCGTCGGCCTCAGTCATCGCACGGCACCGGTGGAGATCCGGGAACGGCTCAGCATCCCTGAGCAGACCATGGAGACCTCTCTTCAATCGCTTCGAGGTCATGAGCAGGTGTTGGAGGCTTCGATCCTCAGCACCTGCAATCGCCTTGAGATCTATACCCTTGTTCGTCATCCCGATCTCGGTGTTTCGGCCGTCAGCGAATTTTTGAGCGGCCATTCCGGGCTTGCCACCGGGGAACTGACCCCCCATCTGTTCAACTATCACCACGAGGACGCGGTCGATCACCTGATGCGGGTTGCCGCTGGTCTCGACAGCCTTGTTCTGGGCGAAGGCCAGATCCTCTCCCAGGTGAAGAAGATGATGCGCCTGGGCCAGGAGCACAAGTCCCTGGGTCCGATCCTCAATCGCCTGCTGACTCAGGCCGTCAGCACCGGTAAACGGGTGCGTAGCGAAACCAACCTCGGCACCGGTGCGGTCTCGATCAGTTCGGCTGCTGTGGAGTTGGCGCAATTGAAACTGGGCCAGTCCCGTGGTCTCGATCAGCTGGTCACGCTGGAGAGCGAGCAGATCGCCGTCGTAGGAGCCGGGCGCATGAGCCGCCTTCTGCTTCAGCATCTGCAAGCGAAAGGAGCCTCCGGGGTGGTGTTGCTCAACCGCACTGTTCAACGTGCTGAGTTGCTGGCGGCGGACTTCCCAGACCTACCCGTGCAGTGTCGCCCCCTCACAGACCTCGACCAGTGTCTGAGCACTTGTTCTCTGGTGTTCACCAGCACGGCTGCAGACGATCCGATCATCGATGCAGCGAGGCTTGAACCTCTTAATCGACGCAGCAAACTGCGTCTGATCGACATCGGTGTGCCGCGCAACATTGCTGCCGATGCTGCCGCTGTGGACGGCGTGGAATCCCACGATGTGGATGATCTTCAGGAGGTTGTGGCCCGCAACCAGGAGGCTCGTCAGGCCATGGCCCGCGAAGCCGAGCAGCTCCTGCAGCAGGAGGCTCAGCAGTTTCTGGAATGGTGGGACAGCCTCGAAGCCGTTCCCACCATCAACCGCCTGCGCTCGTCGATGGAGACCATCCGCGTTGAGGAACTGCAGAAGGCTCTCAGCAGGATGGGACCGGACTTCTCCGCGCGGGAGCGCAAGGTGGTCGAAGCCCTCAGCAAGGGCATCATCAACAAAATCCTGCATACCCCGGTCACCTCGCTGCGTGCACCTCAAGGCAGACAGGAGCGTCAGCAGGCCCTGCGCACGGTTGAGCGGTTGTTTTCACTGGGGGATGACTGA
- a CDS encoding glucose-1-phosphate adenylyltransferase, whose product MKRVLAIILGGGAGTRLYPLTKMRAKPAVPLAGKYRLIDIPISNCINSNINKMYVMTQFNSASLNRHLSQTFNLSASFGQGFVEVLAAQQTPDSPSWFEGTADAVRKYQWLFQEWDVDEYLILSGDQLYRMDYSLFVEHHRSTGADLTVAALPVDPKQAEAFGLMRTDGDGDIKEFREKPKGDSLLEMAVDTSRFGLSANSAKERPYLASMGIYVFSRDTLFDLLDSNPGYKDFGKEVIPEALKRGDKLKSYVFDDYWEDIGTIGAFYEANLALTQQPTPPFSFYDEKFPIYTRPRYLPPSKLVDAQITNSIVGEGSILKSCSIHHCVLGVRSRIETDVVLQDTLVMGADFFESSDERAVLRERGGIPVGVGQGTTVKRAILDKNARIGSNVTIVNKDHVEEADRSDQGFYIRNGIVVVVKNATIQDGTVI is encoded by the coding sequence ATGAAGCGGGTTTTGGCCATCATTCTCGGCGGCGGTGCCGGGACTCGTCTCTACCCGCTCACCAAGATGCGCGCCAAGCCGGCCGTCCCCTTGGCCGGTAAGTATCGACTGATTGATATCCCCATCAGCAACTGCATCAACTCGAACATCAACAAGATGTACGTGATGACGCAGTTCAACAGTGCGTCTCTCAATCGTCACCTCAGCCAGACGTTCAACCTGAGCGCATCCTTCGGTCAGGGATTCGTCGAGGTGCTTGCTGCCCAGCAGACGCCTGACAGTCCATCCTGGTTTGAAGGCACTGCCGACGCTGTGCGGAAGTACCAGTGGCTGTTCCAGGAATGGGATGTCGATGAATACCTGATCCTGTCCGGTGACCAGCTGTACCGGATGGATTACAGCCTGTTCGTTGAACATCACCGCAGCACTGGTGCTGACCTCACCGTTGCAGCCCTTCCTGTGGACCCGAAACAGGCCGAGGCGTTCGGCTTGATGCGCACGGATGGTGACGGAGACATCAAGGAGTTCCGCGAAAAGCCCAAGGGTGATTCTTTGCTTGAGATGGCGGTTGACACCAGCCGATTTGGACTCAGTGCGAATTCGGCCAAGGAGCGTCCCTACCTGGCGTCGATGGGGATTTATGTCTTCAGCAGAGACACTCTGTTCGACCTGCTCGATTCCAATCCTGGTTATAAGGACTTCGGCAAGGAAGTCATTCCTGAGGCCCTCAAGCGTGGCGACAAGCTGAAGAGCTATGTCTTTGACGATTATTGGGAAGATATCGGAACGATCGGAGCGTTCTACGAGGCCAACCTGGCGCTCACCCAGCAACCCACACCCCCCTTCAGCTTCTACGACGAGAAGTTCCCGATCTACACTCGTCCCCGCTATTTACCCCCGAGCAAACTGGTTGATGCTCAGATCACCAATTCGATCGTTGGCGAAGGCTCAATTTTGAAGTCATGCAGCATTCATCACTGCGTTTTGGGTGTTCGCAGTCGCATTGAAACCGATGTGGTGCTGCAAGACACCTTGGTGATGGGCGCTGACTTCTTTGAATCCAGTGATGAGCGTGCCGTGCTTCGCGAGCGTGGTGGTATTCCGGTCGGGGTGGGCCAAGGTACGACTGTGAAGCGCGCCATCCTCGATAAAAACGCTCGCATCGGATCCAACGTCACCATCGTCAACAAGGATCACGTCGAGGAAGCTGATCGTTCCGATCAGGGCTTCTATATTCGTAATGGCATTGTTGTTGTTGTCAAGAACGCCACCATCCAGGACGGAACTGTGATCTGA
- the gndA gene encoding NADP-dependent phosphogluconate dehydrogenase yields MSQSHFGLIGLGVMGENLVLNAERNGFSSVVYNRTYAKTEEFLNGRGQGRNIQGATDLQDFVGKLERPRRILMMVKAGPAVDAVVDQISPYLEEGDLLIDGGNSDYHDTERRVKELESKSFGFIGMGVSGGAKGALEGPSMMPGGTKASYDAIESLVNKMAAQVDDGPCVTYIGPGGSGHLVKTVHNGIEYGIEQILAEGYDLMKRVKGMNGEQMADVLAQWNATEELSSYLVEITEVCLRTKDPEDGADLVEKIMDQAGQKGTGLWTVVTALQMGASVPTIYASLNGRVMSSLKPERVAAESILKGPVIKDFDLGTPDDAMAPLMDATVLSCIASYAQGMELLRIASRDLDYSLQMPSIAQIWKGGCIIRARLLQRIQDAFAANPDLTNLMLDPWFADQINRRLPGLAKVVAGAAESGIPVPCFSSTLDYINSYRTGRLPQNLVQAMRDCFGSHTYQRVDKEGAFHTEWLG; encoded by the coding sequence ATGTCCCAGTCGCACTTCGGTTTAATCGGTCTCGGCGTGATGGGGGAGAACCTCGTCCTCAATGCCGAGCGCAATGGGTTCTCGAGCGTTGTCTACAACCGCACCTACGCCAAGACTGAGGAGTTCCTCAACGGTCGCGGTCAAGGGCGGAACATTCAGGGGGCGACGGATCTGCAGGATTTCGTTGGCAAGCTGGAACGTCCTCGCCGGATCCTGATGATGGTCAAGGCAGGTCCAGCTGTGGATGCTGTCGTTGACCAGATCTCCCCATATCTCGAGGAAGGCGATCTGCTAATCGATGGTGGCAACTCGGATTATCACGACACCGAGCGCCGGGTGAAGGAGCTCGAGAGCAAGAGCTTCGGCTTCATCGGCATGGGTGTGTCCGGTGGTGCTAAGGGGGCTCTGGAGGGCCCCAGCATGATGCCCGGCGGCACCAAAGCCTCCTACGACGCCATTGAGAGCCTGGTGAACAAGATGGCGGCTCAGGTGGATGACGGCCCCTGCGTCACTTACATCGGTCCCGGTGGATCTGGCCACCTTGTGAAGACCGTCCACAACGGCATTGAGTACGGCATCGAGCAGATCCTGGCGGAGGGCTATGACCTGATGAAGCGGGTCAAGGGCATGAACGGGGAGCAGATGGCCGATGTGCTTGCCCAGTGGAATGCCACTGAGGAGCTCTCCTCCTATCTGGTGGAGATTACAGAGGTTTGCCTGCGCACGAAGGATCCTGAAGACGGCGCAGATCTCGTCGAGAAAATCATGGATCAGGCTGGCCAGAAGGGCACCGGTCTGTGGACCGTGGTCACCGCCCTGCAGATGGGTGCATCCGTTCCCACCATCTACGCATCACTCAATGGTCGGGTGATGAGTTCCCTCAAGCCTGAGCGGGTGGCAGCCGAATCCATCCTCAAAGGACCAGTCATCAAGGATTTCGACCTCGGCACCCCCGACGACGCCATGGCTCCCCTGATGGATGCCACGGTGCTCAGCTGCATCGCCAGCTATGCCCAGGGCATGGAACTGCTGCGCATCGCCTCCCGGGATCTGGACTACAGCTTGCAGATGCCCTCCATCGCCCAGATCTGGAAAGGCGGCTGCATCATCCGTGCCCGCCTGCTCCAGCGGATTCAGGATGCCTTCGCTGCCAATCCTGATCTGACCAACCTGATGTTGGATCCCTGGTTTGCCGATCAGATCAACCGGCGTCTGCCCGGTTTGGCCAAGGTGGTGGCCGGCGCCGCTGAATCCGGCATTCCCGTGCCCTGCTTCAGCAGCACCCTGGACTACATCAACAGCTACCGCACCGGTCGCCTTCCTCAGAACCTGGTGCAGGCCATGCGCGACTGCTTCGGGTCCCACACGTACCAGAGGGTGGACAAAGAGGGCGCCTTCCACACCGAGTGGCTCGGCTGA
- the pgl gene encoding 6-phosphogluconolactonase, with product MTYYRIERASDAESLARMASDTIAAQISLVLDQSDCCSIALSGGSTPARAYSFLGQDHLPWDRVDVFLGDERWVAADDDSSNARMLRRTLLADGPGRAARFHAVPTVELADAESSAAAFGDLVAQHCPGEPPVFDLMLLGLGDDGHTASLFPGTEAPTITDRWATVGRGKGLDRITLTAPVLSAARQVIFLVSGAGKQEALRRLVDPSESSERTPARLVQPASDVLILADQDATASL from the coding sequence ATGACCTACTACCGCATCGAGCGGGCAAGTGATGCTGAGTCGCTTGCCCGCATGGCATCGGACACCATTGCAGCCCAGATCAGCCTGGTGCTTGATCAAAGCGATTGCTGCAGCATCGCACTCTCCGGTGGCAGTACCCCTGCCAGGGCCTATTCCTTTCTTGGTCAGGACCATCTTCCCTGGGACCGTGTCGATGTGTTCCTCGGTGATGAACGCTGGGTCGCTGCCGATGATGACTCCAGCAATGCCCGAATGCTGCGTCGCACCCTGCTGGCGGATGGGCCTGGACGAGCCGCCCGTTTCCACGCCGTTCCCACCGTGGAGTTGGCGGATGCCGAGTCCAGCGCAGCGGCTTTTGGCGACCTTGTTGCTCAACACTGTCCCGGGGAGCCGCCAGTGTTTGATCTGATGCTGCTCGGACTTGGCGATGATGGTCACACCGCCTCGCTGTTTCCGGGAACCGAAGCACCAACGATCACGGATCGCTGGGCGACAGTTGGCCGGGGGAAGGGTTTGGACCGCATCACACTCACGGCGCCGGTGCTGAGTGCTGCCCGGCAGGTGATCTTTCTGGTAAGTGGAGCGGGCAAGCAGGAGGCCCTGAGGCGGCTGGTGGATCCCTCTGAATCCTCCGAACGCACCCCCGCCCGCCTGGTGCAGCCTGCTAGTGATGTTCTGATCCTTGCCGATCAGGATGCAACCGCCAGCCTCTGA
- a CDS encoding CIA30 family protein: MQPPASEQIIVQGSGFADWTSLNDTIMGGSSRAGCRVTPEGLLLEGELIEAGGGFVSCRSPRLQPPLDLSPFSALQLEVEGEGRTLKIALGCRDGALGLTELIPGGLRWVIDVPTQAEGVTRVRIPFADLRPTVRAKPVGLPLRFDSVGVTRIQVLHSKFGDAGELNPGFRAGMIRLLIRSIRALP, from the coding sequence ATGCAACCGCCAGCCTCTGAGCAGATCATCGTCCAGGGCAGCGGTTTCGCTGACTGGACCAGTCTCAACGACACGATCATGGGGGGAAGCAGCCGTGCCGGCTGCCGCGTCACCCCAGAGGGCCTGTTGTTGGAGGGGGAGTTGATCGAGGCCGGTGGTGGCTTCGTCAGCTGCCGATCACCGCGTTTGCAGCCCCCTCTGGATCTCTCACCGTTTTCTGCTCTGCAGCTGGAGGTGGAGGGGGAGGGTCGAACGCTCAAGATCGCTCTGGGCTGCCGTGATGGTGCCCTTGGGCTCACCGAATTGATTCCCGGAGGTCTGCGCTGGGTGATCGATGTGCCCACCCAGGCTGAGGGAGTCACCCGTGTGCGCATTCCCTTTGCGGATCTGCGCCCCACTGTCCGCGCCAAGCCCGTCGGATTACCGCTGCGGTTTGATTCGGTAGGAGTCACCCGGATTCAGGTGCTGCACTCCAAATTTGGTGATGCCGGCGAACTCAATCCGGGATTTCGAGCCGGCATGATCCGCCTGCTGATCCGCTCGATCCGAGCCCTGCCCTGA
- the ilvD gene encoding dihydroxy-acid dehydratase, translating into MLRSDAVTKGIQRSPNRAMLRAVGFGDEDFGKPILGIANGYSTITPCNVGLNDLSRRAEEAARQAGGMPQMFGTITVSDGISMGTEGMKYSLVSREVIADAIETACNGQSMDGVLAVGGCDKNMPGAMLAMARMNIPAVFVYGGTIKPGKLGGCDLTVVSAFEAVGQLTSGNIDEDQLTAVEKNACPGAGSCGGMFTANTMSAAIETMGLSLPYSSTMAAEDEEKADNAARSAEVLLDAVKANIRPLDLLTNDAFENAISVIMAVGGSTNAVLHLLAIARTAGVSLSIDDFERIRQRVPVICDLKPSGRYVTVDLHNAGGIPQVMRLLLDAGLLHGDCRTVEGKSLREVLADVPSVPPADQDVIRPLSNPLYGKGHLAILKGNLASEGSVAKISGVKTPVLTGPARVFESEEDCLAAILDQRIKAGDVVVVRNEGPVGGPGMREMLAPTSAIVGQGLGDRVALITDGRFSGGTYGLVVGHVAPEAAVGGTIGLVQGGDSITVDADQLLLQLNVDEAELTRRRAAWSKPEPRYRTGILGKYARLVSSSSRGAVTDQPD; encoded by the coding sequence ATGCTTCGTTCCGACGCCGTCACAAAGGGGATCCAGCGTTCCCCCAACCGCGCCATGCTCCGTGCGGTGGGATTCGGAGATGAGGACTTCGGCAAGCCGATTCTCGGGATCGCCAACGGCTACAGCACGATCACACCCTGCAATGTCGGGTTGAACGACCTGTCCCGGCGCGCTGAAGAGGCTGCCCGTCAGGCCGGCGGCATGCCACAGATGTTCGGAACCATCACGGTGAGTGATGGCATCTCCATGGGCACCGAAGGGATGAAGTACTCCCTGGTAAGCCGTGAGGTGATCGCCGATGCGATTGAAACCGCCTGCAATGGCCAGAGCATGGATGGCGTGCTGGCGGTGGGCGGCTGCGACAAGAACATGCCCGGCGCCATGTTGGCCATGGCGCGGATGAACATTCCGGCTGTGTTCGTTTACGGCGGCACGATCAAGCCGGGGAAACTCGGCGGCTGTGATCTCACCGTGGTCAGCGCCTTTGAGGCAGTTGGTCAGCTCACCAGCGGCAACATCGACGAAGACCAGCTCACCGCTGTCGAAAAGAACGCTTGCCCAGGAGCCGGCAGCTGCGGCGGCATGTTCACCGCCAACACGATGAGTGCAGCCATCGAAACGATGGGGTTGAGCCTGCCCTACAGCTCAACGATGGCGGCAGAAGACGAAGAGAAGGCCGACAATGCCGCTCGTTCAGCAGAGGTGTTGTTGGACGCGGTGAAGGCCAACATTCGACCCTTGGATCTGCTCACCAACGATGCATTCGAGAACGCCATCAGCGTGATCATGGCGGTGGGTGGATCCACCAACGCCGTGCTGCACCTGCTGGCGATCGCCCGTACGGCTGGGGTCTCCCTCAGCATCGACGACTTCGAGCGGATCCGTCAGCGCGTGCCGGTGATCTGTGACCTCAAGCCGAGCGGCCGCTACGTGACGGTGGATCTCCACAACGCTGGCGGTATCCCCCAGGTGATGAGACTGCTGCTCGATGCCGGGCTGCTGCATGGCGATTGCCGCACCGTTGAGGGCAAAAGCCTGCGTGAGGTGCTGGCGGATGTGCCCTCCGTGCCACCGGCCGATCAAGACGTGATCCGTCCACTGAGCAATCCCCTTTACGGCAAAGGCCACCTGGCCATCCTCAAGGGCAACCTGGCCAGTGAGGGCAGTGTGGCCAAGATCAGCGGCGTCAAGACACCAGTGCTCACCGGCCCCGCCCGGGTATTTGAGAGCGAGGAAGACTGCCTCGCCGCCATCCTGGATCAACGGATCAAGGCCGGCGATGTGGTGGTGGTGCGCAATGAGGGGCCCGTGGGAGGTCCGGGCATGCGCGAAATGCTGGCCCCTACCTCCGCCATCGTCGGGCAAGGCCTGGGAGACAGGGTGGCTCTGATCACCGATGGCCGCTTCAGCGGCGGCACCTATGGCCTGGTGGTCGGTCACGTTGCCCCCGAAGCCGCTGTCGGCGGAACCATCGGCCTGGTGCAGGGAGGCGACAGCATCACCGTGGATGCCGACCAGTTGCTGCTGCAACTCAACGTGGATGAGGCGGAACTCACGCGACGCCGGGCAGCCTGGAGCAAGCCGGAACCCCGTTATCGCACTGGGATTCTGGGCAAGTACGCCCGTCTGGTGTCCAGTTCAAGCCGTGGAGCGGTCACCGACCAGCCCGACTGA
- a CDS encoding uracil phosphoribosyltransferase produces MAMSLRVVVPPHPLIGHWLAMLRHRETPSALYATAMQELGRWLTYEALRDWLPHRQERIPTEQGEAESTVVEAGIPLLALPILPAGLELWQGGRHVLPDAALCLDGVPNDIAANTGVILFVDQISDGEGLLKAMQELQKQGVDGRRIRLITALCASPGLKLLGEAVPDLTLHTACIDESLNTDGAIVPGIGDPVQRLRFRSAGRD; encoded by the coding sequence ATGGCCATGAGTCTGCGGGTGGTGGTGCCACCTCATCCTTTGATCGGCCACTGGCTGGCGATGCTCCGCCATCGGGAGACACCGTCAGCCCTCTACGCAACGGCCATGCAGGAACTGGGCCGCTGGCTCACCTACGAAGCCCTGAGGGACTGGTTGCCGCATCGCCAGGAACGCATCCCAACGGAACAAGGTGAGGCTGAGTCCACGGTGGTGGAAGCGGGCATCCCTCTGCTGGCCCTGCCGATCCTGCCCGCAGGCCTGGAACTTTGGCAGGGAGGTCGCCATGTGCTTCCTGATGCCGCTCTCTGTCTTGATGGCGTCCCGAACGACATCGCGGCCAACACCGGCGTGATTCTGTTCGTCGACCAGATCAGTGATGGAGAGGGTCTGCTGAAGGCCATGCAAGAGCTGCAGAAGCAGGGGGTAGACGGGCGGCGGATCCGTCTGATCACGGCGCTTTGCGCCAGCCCTGGTCTGAAGCTGCTGGGGGAGGCCGTCCCGGATCTGACGCTGCACACCGCCTGCATCGATGAAAGCCTGAACACTGACGGAGCCATCGTTCCCGGCATCGGTGATCCAGTGCAACGGCTGCGGTTCAGGTCCGCAGGCCGCGACTAG
- a CDS encoding pentapeptide repeat-containing protein translates to MRALLRPVSLVAAILVVVSTLLWTNSAQAITAPELRGQRAVQEITADMHGLDLKEKEFLKADLREVNLSDTDLRGAVINTSQLQGADLRGADLSNVVGFASRFDGADLRGATFTNAMLMQSRFADARIEGADFTDAVLDLPQQKLLCATAAGEHPVSGVSTRESLGCRP, encoded by the coding sequence ATGCGCGCCCTTCTCCGTCCTGTCTCCCTGGTGGCGGCGATCCTGGTGGTGGTCAGCACCTTGCTTTGGACCAACTCTGCCCAGGCGATCACGGCCCCTGAACTGCGGGGACAGCGTGCGGTGCAGGAAATCACGGCTGACATGCACGGCCTTGATCTCAAGGAGAAAGAGTTCCTCAAGGCTGATCTACGTGAGGTCAACCTCAGCGATACCGATCTACGTGGGGCCGTGATCAACACTTCCCAGCTTCAGGGTGCGGATCTGCGTGGTGCCGACCTGTCCAACGTGGTGGGGTTTGCCAGTCGATTCGACGGTGCTGACCTAAGAGGTGCAACGTTCACCAACGCGATGCTGATGCAGAGCCGCTTCGCCGATGCCCGCATTGAGGGTGCTGACTTCACCGATGCGGTCTTGGATCTCCCCCAGCAGAAGTTGCTTTGCGCAACGGCCGCCGGGGAGCACCCCGTGAGTGGTGTATCGACCCGTGAGAGCCTGGGCTGTCGCCCCTGA
- the cobW gene encoding cobalamin biosynthesis protein CobW, with translation MSRRLPVTVITGFLGAGKTTVLRHLLTRSGQRLAVMVNEFGSVGLDGDLIRSCGFCPDDEVDGRLVELNNGCLCCTVQDDFLPTMEQLLERADQLDGIVVETSGLALPRPLLQALDWPAIRSRVHVNGVVTLVDGEALATGSPVADREALEQQRRDDPSLDHITAIDELFRDQLQAADLVLLSRADRLSPSQLDALQTNLKEKTRPGTALLPVAHGAVDTSVVLGLEHHAGEPTDHHNHDDHHHYDHDHHGHDHDHDHHDHSHVAMVSGGLRLEGEFDRAALEQLLPRVVSEFQVLRLKGRVWLPGKTLPLQLQMVGPRLNSWFEAAPTAAWRPGSGAGVDLVVLSLQESATATIEQALQTLQATPATASTAARTPRG, from the coding sequence ATGAGTCGACGTCTACCGGTCACCGTGATCACCGGTTTCCTTGGTGCCGGTAAAACAACCGTTCTGCGCCATCTGCTCACGCGCAGTGGTCAGCGTCTGGCCGTGATGGTCAATGAATTCGGCAGTGTCGGACTGGATGGGGATCTGATTCGCAGTTGCGGTTTCTGCCCCGACGATGAGGTAGACGGCCGTCTCGTGGAGCTCAACAACGGCTGCCTGTGTTGCACGGTGCAGGACGACTTCCTTCCGACGATGGAACAGCTGCTGGAGCGGGCGGATCAGCTGGATGGAATCGTTGTGGAGACCAGTGGTCTGGCGTTGCCGCGTCCGTTGCTGCAGGCCCTGGACTGGCCGGCCATTCGCAGCCGTGTGCACGTGAACGGTGTAGTGACTCTGGTGGACGGTGAAGCCCTGGCCACAGGTAGCCCCGTTGCGGATCGGGAGGCACTGGAGCAGCAGCGTCGGGATGATCCCAGCCTTGATCACATCACTGCGATCGATGAGTTGTTCCGTGATCAGCTTCAGGCCGCGGATCTCGTTCTGCTCAGCCGTGCCGATCGGCTGTCGCCATCGCAGCTGGATGCGCTGCAAACCAACCTGAAAGAAAAGACCAGGCCGGGCACGGCACTACTCCCAGTGGCCCATGGCGCCGTGGACACCTCGGTGGTGCTCGGTTTGGAGCATCACGCCGGCGAGCCAACCGACCATCACAACCACGACGACCACCACCACTACGACCACGACCATCACGGCCATGACCATGACCACGATCATCACGATCACAGCCATGTCGCGATGGTGAGTGGCGGTCTTCGTCTGGAGGGGGAATTTGATCGGGCTGCTCTCGAACAACTGCTGCCCCGAGTGGTGAGTGAGTTTCAGGTGCTGCGGCTGAAAGGACGCGTCTGGCTGCCGGGCAAGACCCTGCCTTTGCAGCTGCAGATGGTGGGCCCACGGCTCAACAGCTGGTTCGAGGCTGCTCCGACTGCAGCTTGGCGACCCGGCAGTGGAGCGGGCGTGGATCTGGTGGTGCTGTCTCTGCAGGAGTCAGCCACCGCAACGATCGAGCAGGCGCTTCAGACGCTGCAGGCCACCCCGGCCACCGCCAGCACCGCAGCCAGGACCCCACGGGGCTGA
- a CDS encoding DMT family transporter produces the protein MAALAAALAWTTASGMWRSLSDQGSALQLNALKNGLATLLFLPVLALLPWQDNAAAIAMLLLSGGVGIAAGDSFYLAALRRLGTRRTLTLEAVGPVLASLGSVMLMGERLGARAWVGALLVAGAVVLVADSDVPLHRDRQGLALGLMAVLCGLSGAFLARQVLISSDLTPLQTAAVRLLGGWLALLPLVRARGSHLSIRSGLTLRIVLATGLGTNLGIALQQLVFQTMPVGPGVTLMSTAPVMALIAGRFEGDPIQPRGVLAAVLAVAGVACSV, from the coding sequence ATGGCTGCACTCGCTGCAGCCCTGGCCTGGACAACCGCCAGCGGCATGTGGCGGTCGTTGTCGGATCAGGGTTCCGCCCTGCAGCTCAATGCCCTGAAAAACGGACTGGCGACTCTGTTGTTCCTGCCTGTGCTGGCGCTGCTGCCATGGCAGGACAACGCTGCAGCCATCGCCATGTTGTTGCTCAGCGGCGGCGTGGGCATCGCCGCCGGTGACAGCTTCTATCTCGCCGCCCTGCGAAGGCTGGGTACCCGCCGAACCCTCACGCTGGAAGCGGTGGGTCCGGTGTTGGCCAGCCTCGGCAGCGTGATGCTGATGGGGGAGCGACTCGGCGCAAGGGCCTGGGTGGGTGCTCTGTTGGTGGCGGGAGCCGTGGTGCTTGTGGCGGACAGCGACGTGCCGCTGCACAGGGATCGTCAGGGCCTTGCCTTGGGTCTGATGGCGGTGCTCTGCGGCCTGAGTGGCGCCTTTCTGGCGAGACAGGTGCTGATCAGCAGCGACCTGACGCCGCTCCAGACCGCTGCGGTCAGGCTGCTGGGGGGTTGGCTGGCTCTGTTGCCACTCGTTCGTGCCAGAGGGTCGCACCTCAGCATTCGATCCGGTCTAACGCTGCGGATTGTGCTGGCCACCGGCCTGGGCACCAATCTGGGCATCGCCCTGCAGCAATTGGTATTTCAAACCATGCCCGTCGGCCCTGGCGTCACGCTGATGAGCACGGCGCCAGTGATGGCACTAATCGCAGGCCGATTCGAAGGGGATCCAATTCAGCCCCGTGGGGTCCTGGCTGCGGTGCTGGCGGTGGCCGGGGTGGCCTGCAGCGTCTGA